In one window of Helianthus annuus cultivar XRQ/B chromosome 17, HanXRQr2.0-SUNRISE, whole genome shotgun sequence DNA:
- the LOC110939563 gene encoding uncharacterized protein LOC110939563: MTNLAKLEFMALDITGKNYLSWVLDAEIHLNANNLGETIKEGNKANTQDKAKAMIFLRHHIHEALKSEYLTIKDPLVLWTNLKERYDHQKTVILPRARYEWINLRLQDFKSISEYNSAMFRITSQLILCGENITDKEMLEKTFLTFHPSNVILQQQYRERGFTKYSELISCLLVAEQNNELLMKNHETRPVGATPIPEANVATYNGQSESYGRGRGYHRGRGRGHGRGRGQGRGRGRGNYHSVQFKNKGTHQKWHNNEHKSNEEKNKKKVGSSSNACYRCGSNNHWSKTCRTAKHLVELYQQSIKDKAKEIETNFTYEVANVDKDHNDATNLDYDDFLIEPTNLDSGDIVADTTQLDACNFPYI, translated from the coding sequence ATGACAAATCTTGCAAAACTTGAGTTCATGGCTTTAGATATTACTGGGAAAAACTATCTGTCATGGGTATTGGATGCTGAAATACATTTGAATGCAAATAATCTGGGTGAAACAATTAAAGAAGGAAATAAAGCAAACACCCAAGATAAGGCAAAAGCCATGATCTTTTTACGCCATCATATTCATGAGGCTTTGAAAAGTGAGTATCTCACTATCAAGGATCCACTTGTCCTTTGGACCAACCTGAAAGAAAGGTATGACCACCAGAAAACGGTAATATTACCAAGAGCTCGTTACGAGTGGATTAATTTAAGATTGCAAGACTTTAAGTCTATAAGCGAGTACAACTCGGCAATGTTTAGAATCACATCACAATTGATTCTATGTGGTGAAAATATTACTGATAAGGAAATGTTGGAAAAAACATTTTTAACCTTTCACCCCTCAAATGTGATACTACAACAACAATATCGTGAAAGGGGTTTCACCAAATATAGTGAGTTAATATCATGTTTGCTTGTGGCCGAGCAAAACAATGAGCTCTTAATGAAAAATCATGAGACTCGTCCGGTTGGAGCAACCCCAATCCCTGAAGCTAATGTGGCAACATATAATGGCCAAAGTGAAAGTTATGGACGTGGTCGAGGTTATCAtcgtggtcgtggtcgtggtcATGGCCGTGGTCGTGGTCAAGGTCGTGGACGTGGCCGAGGAAATTATCATAGTGTTCAGTTTAAAAACaaagggacccaccaaaagtGGCATAATAATGAACATAAATCCAatgaagaaaaaaataaaaagaaggtGGGATCTTCATCGAATGCATGTTATCGATGTGGAAGTAACAATCATTGGTCGAAGACTTGTCGTACGGCCAAACACTTGGTGGAACTTTATCAACAATCCATCAAAGACAAAGCAAAAGAAATAGAGACAAATTTTACATATGAGGTTGCAAATGTTGATAAAGACCATAATGATGCAACTAATTTGGATTATGATGATTTCCTTATTGAGCCAACTAACTTGGATTCTGGTGATATTGTGGCTGATACAACCCAGTTGGATGCTTGCAATTTTCCTTACATATGA
- the LOC110939564 gene encoding 11-beta-hydroxysteroid dehydrogenase-like 4A produces MYEACFNNKFTNALVFYIFLLLLLLVSPFLFFWELIHTVRSCFRCSENMSGKVVLITGASSGLGELMAYEYAKRGAYLAIIAIKEPESRLEQVADRARELGSPDVLYMFADVSKVDECRMFVDNTIKHFGHLDHLVCNAGIGPIYSIRHEVTKFVPVMDINFWGSVYPTHFAIPHLMKTKGKIIVNASSAGVLHPPKGGFYNASKAALISFYESLRFEVSPTITITILTLGFIQTNLITAEYSTKGFGVRLRKDVKDVLPTMGAEPCTKAIVDGVCKGATSITEPRFMKALFLIKFLFPQLHSFYFNVGVPSKNRRLKRDE; encoded by the exons ATGTATGAAGCCTGCTTCAATAACAAGTTCACAAATGCCCttgttttttacattttcttgTTACTTTTGCTTctggtttcaccctttcttttcttCTGGGAACTCATCCACACTGTCCGTTCATGTTTTCGATGTTCCGAAAACATGTCTGGAAAAGTGGTTTTGATTACTGGTGCATCATCTGGACTTGGAGAG CTCATGGCATATGAGTATGCAAAACGCGGCGCATATCTAGCGATTATAGCAATAAAAGAACCCGAGAGTAGACTCGAGCAAGTAGCGGATAGAGCTCGTGAACTCGGCTCTCCTGATGTTCTCTACATGTTTGCTGACGTGTCAAAAGTCGACGAGTGTAGGATGTTCGTAGATAACACCATTAAACATTTTGGTCATT TGGATCATCTTGTTTGTAATGCAGGAATTGGACCCATTTATTCTATCAGACATGAAGTCACCAAATTCGTACCTGTCATG GACATAAACTTTTGGGGCTCGGTTTATCCAACTCACTTTGCGATTCCGCACCTCATGAAAACCAAGGGAAAGATCATTGTCAATGCCTCATCTGCTGGAGTGTTGCACCCACCGAAAGGCGGCTTCTACAAT GCAAGTAAAGCGGCATTGATCAGCTTCTATGAATCCCTTAGATTCGAAGTATCTCCGACAATAACGATAACAATCTTGACACTTGGGTTCATACAAACAAACCTCATAACAGCAGAATATTCTACCAAAGGTTTTGGTGTGCGTTTAAGAAAA GATGTCAAAGATGTACTCCCAACAATGGGTGCTGAACCATGCACGAAAGCCATCGTTGATGGCGTATGCAAAGGAGCAACATCTATTACAGAACCAAGGTTCATGAAGGCTCTCTTCTTGATAAAGTTCTTGTTCCCACAACTACATAGTTTTTATTTCAATGTAGGTGTTCCCTCAAAGAACAGAAGACTGAAAAGGGATGAATAA
- the LOC118489112 gene encoding 11-beta-hydroxysteroid dehydrogenase 1A-like: MRLCLHFLVIFASCFTPSFLLGTHPHRPFMLPMFRKHVWKSGFDYWCSGASSGLGELMAYEYAKRSAYLAIIAIKEPDSLLEQVADRARARGSPDVLSVFADVSKFDECRVFVDDTVKHFGHCRTNFWGSVYPTHCVIPHLMKTKGKIVVNASSAGVLHPPNGGFYTASKAALISFFESLRFEVSPTITITILTLGFINTNIITANYSTKGVGVRLRKDFKDVVPTMEAEPCAKAIVDGVCKGVTSITTKVL; this comes from the exons ATGCGCTTGTGTTTACATTTTCTTGTTATTTTTGCTTCTTGTTTCACCCCTTCTTTTCTTCTGGGAACTCATCCACACCGTCCGTTCATGCTTCCGATGTTCCGAAAACATGTCTGGAAAAGTGGTTTTGATTACTGGTGCAGTGGTGCTTCATCTGGACTTGGAGAG CTCATGGCATATGAGTATGCAAAACGCAGCGCATATCTAGCGATTATAGCAATAAAAGAACCCGACAGTCTACTTGAGCAAGTAGCAGATAGAGCTCGTGCACGTGGCTCTCCTGACGTTCTTTCTGTGTTTGCTGATGTGTCAAAATTCGACGAGTGTAGGGTGTTCGTTGATGACACCGTTAAACATTTTGGTCATTGTAG GACAAACTTTTGGGGCTCGGTTTATCCAACTCATTGTGTGATTCCACACCTCATGAAAACCAAAGGAAAGATTGTCGTCAATGCCTCTTCTGCTGGAGTGTTGCACCCACCTAATGGCGGCTTCTACACT GCAAGTAAAGCAGCATTGATCAGCTTCTTTGAATCCCTTAGATTTGAAGTGTCtccaacaataacaataacaatctTGACACTTGGGTTCATTAATACAAACATCATAACAGCCAACTATTCTACCAAGGGTGTTGGTGTGCGTTTAAGAAAA GATTTCAAAGATGTAGTCCCAACAATGGAAGCTGAACCATGCGCGAAAGCCATTGTTGATGGAGTATGCAAAGGAGTAACATCCATTACAACCAAAGTTCTTTAA